A single window of Undibacterium sp. 5I1 DNA harbors:
- a CDS encoding diguanylate cyclase encodes MNQSQPNNNARPNADQIDDGNQRVLLLYQACLAEIAKNAPLAETLSLVTHGIEEQCSGLIATVLVLTEYHQLGMVVAPSLSPACVAAISKMTVGMDLLGCRCNVVSAPDIETRADDPCTYTSLFWNNLQVLAAQHELFVSSALPVVNGSGTLIGMIALFAKHSGRISVADHHRISGLSSLVVISIERHHDQRRTIVANEAMRQSEANMSRMALAIEGSATGIWDRHIQTGEIHYSSGWKALLGYTESEISNRIEDSYTRVHPDDLAYVQATIRAHFEGKTDSYAVEHRVRCKNGSYIWVSSRGKIAVRDADGTPLRMIGTTTDITAMHLLSDRLQHSVDLVTNLTNEVPGLAYQYQQLPNGPEHFSYVSEGIKDIYELSPAQITDTVALVHQLIHPDDFGAYRAAIDASAKDLHQLHLEFRVNLPQQGLQWRQMAARPRRLPDGGTLWHGFITDVTERKRLEIELQALATIDFLTQIPNRRYFMGRMAEELARVQRAVGKPSAVLMCDLDHFKSINDRHGHAVGDLVLKHFANILRDELRKSDSAGRVGGEEFAVVLSGTSILDANVFAQRVQKQLHDTPVNANNQIIPITVSIGIAMMSASDTSPDASLSRSDMALYLAKESGRNKITIAAD; translated from the coding sequence ATGAATCAAAGTCAGCCAAACAATAATGCCCGTCCTAACGCAGATCAGATTGATGATGGTAATCAACGTGTGCTGTTACTGTATCAAGCCTGTTTAGCAGAAATTGCAAAAAATGCACCGCTGGCTGAAACCCTTAGTCTGGTTACACATGGTATTGAAGAGCAATGCTCAGGATTGATTGCCACCGTTTTAGTGCTGACAGAGTATCATCAGCTTGGGATGGTGGTTGCACCCTCTCTGTCGCCAGCTTGCGTTGCTGCGATCAGCAAAATGACGGTTGGTATGGACCTACTAGGATGTCGCTGCAATGTGGTAAGTGCGCCTGATATTGAAACTCGAGCTGACGATCCATGTACATACACCAGCTTGTTCTGGAATAACTTACAAGTGTTGGCCGCGCAACACGAGTTGTTTGTCTCGTCAGCTTTACCTGTTGTTAACGGATCAGGTACCCTGATCGGGATGATTGCTTTGTTTGCAAAACATAGCGGCAGAATTTCTGTAGCCGATCATCACAGGATCTCTGGACTTAGTAGTTTAGTTGTCATCAGCATAGAGCGCCATCATGACCAACGCAGAACTATTGTAGCCAACGAGGCAATGAGACAGAGTGAAGCCAATATGAGCCGTATGGCATTGGCGATTGAGGGCAGTGCGACTGGCATCTGGGATCGCCATATTCAAACCGGAGAAATTCATTATTCGTCAGGCTGGAAAGCACTATTAGGCTACACCGAGTCAGAAATATCCAACCGGATTGAAGACAGCTATACCCGCGTTCATCCTGATGATCTGGCTTATGTGCAAGCAACGATCCGTGCTCATTTTGAAGGTAAGACCGATAGCTATGCAGTAGAACATCGCGTGCGCTGTAAAAACGGCAGCTATATCTGGGTTTCTAGCCGCGGTAAAATTGCGGTTCGTGATGCCGACGGTACCCCATTACGCATGATAGGTACCACTACCGATATCACAGCAATGCACCTGCTGTCAGACCGGCTGCAACACAGCGTTGATCTTGTCACCAATCTCACTAACGAAGTACCTGGATTGGCATATCAATATCAACAACTACCCAATGGCCCAGAACATTTTTCTTATGTCAGCGAAGGCATCAAGGATATTTATGAGTTGTCGCCAGCGCAAATCACGGATACAGTTGCGCTAGTCCATCAACTGATACATCCAGACGATTTTGGCGCTTATCGTGCTGCGATCGATGCATCTGCCAAAGACCTGCATCAGTTGCACTTAGAGTTTCGCGTTAATCTGCCGCAACAAGGGTTGCAGTGGCGTCAGATGGCGGCTCGTCCACGCCGCTTGCCTGACGGGGGCACCTTATGGCACGGTTTCATTACCGATGTCACCGAGCGTAAACGGCTAGAAATTGAGTTGCAGGCACTTGCCACTATCGATTTTTTAACTCAAATACCCAACCGTCGTTATTTTATGGGACGCATGGCAGAAGAGCTGGCGCGCGTTCAGCGCGCCGTTGGTAAACCATCGGCAGTGCTGATGTGCGACCTTGATCATTTTAAAAGTATCAATGACCGGCATGGGCACGCCGTCGGTGACCTTGTATTAAAACACTTCGCTAACATTTTGCGCGACGAACTACGCAAGAGCGACTCCGCAGGCAGAGTTGGTGGTGAGGAATTTGCCGTCGTCTTATCCGGTACCAGCATCTTAGATGCGAATGTGTTTGCCCAGCGCGTCCAAAAACAGTTGCATGACACTCCGGTCAACGCCAACAATCAAATAATTCCAATTACTGTTAGCATCGGTATTGCCATGATGTCTGCCAGTGACACCAGCCCAGATGCCTCGCTGTCCCGTAGCGACATGGCTCTGTACCTGGCCAAGGAAAGTGGCCGCAATAAGATTACGATTGCGGCAGACTAA
- a CDS encoding ATP-binding protein — translation MFHIKSLELVHWDYWQRIKNIPLDAKIITIAGQNGSGKTTLLDALRTLFGLECSMGRSYKHYARHSGQQTAWIRAVVDNSAVGPQISNRPFRMSGLYEDEVTLFCQIQKNGGDWKRQYLMRSGKVEIEDIQEANDWLGVESYRKRLSHAGLSTAMGKVLALEQGETDKLCEYAPRQLLDLVFQVFGDKEVLDAYDDAKRHQRDTETELQRFETELEGAKTNLEGLRLRVANYHQWESLNKEKRDLQEEILPTLQYHEALQQASATSQSLRNGKRLLKTQEDGLSERRGNLAMQAQSRSEAQQHEAALEAEESQLREKLQHINAKLKPQESLLEQKARLQKLAAEADADVANVADDLEKKEAELSRNKQERDTLSNRIAAELETIAALQGKATLPDPENVRNMRRALNDAGISHSMLPEIVEVTDPKWQGAVEGVLRGYTSVILLDKASDASAAYRVGEKQRYGHFIVPERIHAPVVKDKSLLSVVNFTAAAPAWLIEQLQRIEMVDSVEVGLSFNKSQSDSKSKSQEWITPDAYHGERRGGRSLFVEASRYRFGSAGRTQRLEALQRSLPRLQSQEDQLTITISKLAGEISAFKARLAGVDAAKELSARHAEFEEASHHIQPLRQQRIVVGSRLGEISPLLKSATEQRTVAHLKWEQAKAAIADAESQLRSAEKRLADERKGHFETLTSMRQTWHQLPLNWKRAKHRQQLVAEHENVHQIELRLRSLGNNLARVDWEIDSTVVDQFVRLNALLQGRQAETDERRYQNNRASEATVNARAAYMDRLRFTIKTYSKNIKQLGELAGIEVHTDPVKLENDDIQLSQAGLHVRFKFDGKGPIGMNDGEASGGQQVMKSLILLIGLLKSEDGSGGFVFIDEPFAHLDIRNIQLVGEFLKNTDAQYLMTTPLTHNTDVYDPSELTLITSKKKKDTEWAQPIFVLQRRIEKLKDVRA, via the coding sequence ATGTTCCATATCAAATCACTAGAACTGGTCCATTGGGACTACTGGCAACGTATCAAGAATATCCCGCTCGACGCCAAAATCATCACGATTGCCGGACAAAACGGCTCGGGCAAAACCACACTGCTGGATGCATTGCGCACCCTGTTCGGGCTCGAATGTTCAATGGGGCGCTCGTACAAACATTACGCCCGTCACTCTGGCCAGCAAACTGCCTGGATACGCGCGGTAGTGGATAACAGCGCGGTGGGGCCGCAGATTTCTAATCGTCCTTTCCGCATGTCCGGCCTGTACGAGGATGAGGTCACGCTGTTTTGCCAGATCCAAAAAAATGGCGGCGACTGGAAGCGTCAATACCTGATGCGCAGCGGCAAAGTCGAGATCGAAGATATTCAGGAAGCCAATGATTGGCTGGGCGTAGAAAGCTACAGGAAACGCCTGTCCCATGCGGGCTTATCGACCGCCATGGGCAAAGTTCTCGCGCTGGAACAAGGCGAGACAGACAAACTCTGTGAGTACGCACCACGTCAATTGCTGGATTTGGTTTTTCAGGTATTTGGTGACAAAGAAGTACTGGACGCCTACGACGATGCCAAGCGCCACCAGCGAGATACAGAAACAGAATTACAGCGCTTTGAGACCGAACTCGAAGGCGCAAAAACCAATCTGGAAGGTCTGCGTCTGCGCGTAGCCAATTATCACCAGTGGGAGAGTCTGAATAAAGAAAAGCGTGATTTGCAGGAAGAGATTTTGCCAACGCTGCAATATCACGAGGCCTTGCAACAGGCGTCTGCTACCAGTCAAAGTCTGCGCAATGGAAAACGTCTATTAAAAACGCAAGAAGACGGTTTGTCAGAGCGCCGTGGCAACCTGGCAATGCAAGCACAAAGTCGCTCCGAAGCGCAGCAACACGAGGCAGCATTAGAAGCAGAAGAATCACAGCTACGCGAAAAACTACAACACATCAACGCTAAGCTGAAGCCGCAAGAAAGTCTGCTTGAGCAAAAAGCGCGCTTGCAAAAACTTGCGGCAGAGGCAGATGCCGACGTCGCTAACGTTGCGGACGATTTAGAGAAAAAAGAAGCCGAACTATCACGCAATAAACAAGAGCGCGACACGCTGTCTAACCGCATCGCAGCCGAGCTGGAAACCATCGCCGCCTTGCAAGGCAAAGCTACCTTGCCCGATCCTGAGAACGTACGCAATATGCGCCGTGCTTTGAACGATGCAGGCATTTCACACAGTATGCTGCCGGAGATCGTCGAAGTGACTGATCCCAAATGGCAAGGCGCGGTCGAAGGTGTCTTGCGCGGTTACACCTCGGTCATTTTGCTGGATAAAGCCAGTGATGCCAGCGCAGCCTATCGCGTCGGTGAGAAGCAACGCTATGGTCACTTCATCGTGCCAGAACGTATCCACGCACCGGTGGTCAAAGATAAAAGTCTGCTATCGGTAGTCAACTTCACCGCCGCTGCCCCTGCCTGGTTGATCGAGCAATTGCAACGTATTGAAATGGTCGACTCTGTTGAGGTCGGCCTTAGTTTTAATAAATCACAGTCCGACTCAAAATCCAAGTCACAAGAATGGATCACACCCGACGCCTATCACGGCGAACGTCGTGGTGGTCGGTCGCTGTTTGTCGAGGCTTCACGCTATCGTTTTGGCAGTGCAGGTCGTACACAAAGGCTGGAGGCATTGCAACGCTCTTTACCACGATTACAATCGCAAGAGGACCAGCTCACGATTACCATCAGCAAACTTGCTGGCGAAATCAGTGCCTTTAAAGCGCGCCTGGCCGGTGTCGATGCGGCAAAAGAACTCAGCGCCCGTCACGCTGAATTTGAAGAGGCTAGCCATCACATACAACCTCTCAGACAGCAAAGGATCGTCGTCGGTAGCCGCCTTGGTGAGATTTCGCCTTTGCTTAAATCAGCGACCGAACAACGTACCGTCGCCCATCTGAAATGGGAACAAGCTAAAGCCGCGATTGCCGACGCAGAATCCCAATTACGTAGTGCAGAAAAACGCTTGGCAGATGAACGTAAAGGACATTTTGAAACGCTAACCAGCATGCGCCAGACCTGGCATCAATTACCCCTCAACTGGAAGCGCGCCAAGCACAGACAACAGCTAGTCGCAGAACATGAAAACGTCCACCAGATAGAATTACGCTTGCGTAGTCTGGGCAATAATCTGGCGCGTGTAGACTGGGAGATTGACTCCACAGTAGTGGATCAGTTTGTCCGGCTCAACGCATTGCTGCAAGGTCGACAGGCAGAAACTGACGAACGTCGCTACCAGAATAACCGCGCCTCAGAAGCCACCGTTAATGCCCGTGCTGCCTACATGGACCGGTTGCGGTTTACGATTAAGACTTACAGCAAAAACATCAAACAGTTGGGCGAACTCGCAGGGATCGAAGTCCATACCGATCCGGTCAAATTGGAGAATGACGACATCCAGTTATCTCAAGCTGGCCTGCATGTGCGATTTAAGTTCGACGGCAAAGGCCCGATCGGTATGAATGACGGCGAAGCGTCTGGTGGTCAGCAAGTGATGAAATCGCTGATCCTGCTAATCGGTTTGCTGAAATCCGAAGATGGTTCCGGCGGCTTTGTCTTCATTGACGAACCATTTGCTCATCTGGACATCCGCAATATTCAGCTAGTCGGTGAATTCCTGAAAAACACCGATGCACAGTATCTAATGACCACCCCGCTGACACACAACACCGACGTCTACGATCCATCAGAATTGACGCTGATCACCAGCAAAAAGAAAAAAGACACCGAGTGGGCGCAACCGATTTTTGTATTACAACGCCGGATAGAAAAATTGAAGGATGTCAGGGCTTAA
- the pdxH gene encoding pyridoxamine 5'-phosphate oxidase, which translates to MSIAHLRKDYQHASLSKSEVASDPIQQFSVWFEQALNADVAEPNAMSLATVNAQGRPSSRIVLVKEFDQRGFCWFTNYASKKGHDLDVNPYAALLFHWVVLERQVRIEGRVEKMSAEESDRYFHSRPLGSRHGAIASQQSAEVDSRKLLETRMAEVVEQAGEQPPRPEHWGGYRLQPERLEFWQGRSSRLHDRIVYTKHADGTWAISRLQP; encoded by the coding sequence ATGTCTATCGCTCATTTACGTAAAGATTATCAGCATGCCAGTTTGTCCAAATCAGAAGTCGCCAGCGACCCGATACAGCAATTTTCGGTCTGGTTTGAGCAGGCATTAAACGCCGATGTGGCAGAACCGAACGCGATGAGTCTGGCAACCGTCAATGCCCAGGGTCGTCCTTCCTCCCGTATCGTTTTAGTTAAAGAATTTGATCAACGTGGCTTTTGCTGGTTTACCAATTATGCGAGCAAGAAAGGACATGATCTGGATGTCAATCCTTATGCCGCCTTACTCTTCCATTGGGTCGTCTTGGAGAGACAGGTCAGAATCGAAGGCAGAGTAGAAAAGATGTCAGCAGAAGAAAGTGATCGCTATTTTCATAGCCGCCCTTTGGGAAGTCGCCACGGCGCGATTGCGTCACAACAAAGTGCAGAAGTAGATAGCCGGAAGTTGCTGGAAACCCGCATGGCAGAAGTCGTGGAACAAGCTGGTGAACAACCGCCGCGCCCCGAGCATTGGGGTGGTTATCGCTTGCAGCCGGAGCGACTAGAGTTCTGGCAAGGTCGCAGCTCGCGTCTGCATGATCGGATTGTTTATACCAAACATGCAGATGGGACATGGGCGATTAGCCGCTTGCAGCCCTGA
- a CDS encoding helix-turn-helix transcriptional regulator has protein sequence MLKASLLIDALKRELEARSITYADLAARIDISEASVKRMFAQKNFTLQRLDEILQATEISLRDLALASNEEPLISELTFDQEKEIISDPKKFIVAVSALNLLTVEQMTRIYDISEIEVVKHLLRLDKIGFLELLPNNRVKLLVARTFRWIPNGPIQSNFRDQAYAEYLESNFDGEHEIMRLVNVMLSKQSVAALLNRLKQVAREFSEQHQEDAKLPFEEKHRISFMLAARPWLPKQFKSLVRKDYIEQHEQKKNKKSR, from the coding sequence ATGCTCAAAGCCAGCCTGTTAATTGATGCCTTAAAACGCGAACTGGAGGCCAGAAGTATCACTTACGCCGATCTGGCAGCCCGGATTGACATATCAGAGGCCAGCGTCAAGCGGATGTTTGCCCAAAAGAACTTTACGCTGCAACGGTTGGATGAAATCCTGCAAGCGACCGAGATCAGCCTGCGCGATCTGGCGCTGGCATCGAATGAAGAACCCTTAATCTCAGAACTGACCTTCGATCAGGAAAAAGAAATCATCAGCGATCCAAAAAAATTTATCGTCGCGGTATCGGCGCTGAATTTGCTGACGGTAGAGCAAATGACACGCATTTATGACATTTCAGAAATTGAAGTGGTCAAACATTTGTTGCGTCTGGATAAAATTGGGTTTTTAGAATTGCTACCAAATAACCGGGTAAAGTTACTGGTTGCACGTACTTTCCGCTGGATACCGAATGGCCCTATCCAAAGTAATTTCCGCGATCAAGCTTATGCGGAATATCTGGAATCCAATTTTGATGGCGAGCATGAAATCATGCGCCTGGTGAACGTGATGCTCTCCAAGCAATCAGTCGCTGCGCTGCTCAATCGCTTGAAACAAGTCGCCCGTGAATTCTCAGAGCAGCATCAGGAAGATGCCAAGCTGCCGTTTGAAGAAAAACACCGCATCAGTTTTATGCTGGCTGCACGGCCGTGGCTGCCAAAACAATTTAAGTCTCTGGTCAGAAAAGACTATATCGAGCAGCATGAGCAAAAGAAAAATAAAAAATCCCGCTAG
- a CDS encoding GNAT family N-acetyltransferase — protein MSILTTQRLRLEPLNDDHLDGLFRLNSDPEVMRYITGKPETREETIAMIERIKVRWIEFGFSWWSFIELKTNELIGAGCIQYLGRDPANPLEIGWRLRQDKWGQGFASEAAQRMAEFAFDQIGGDSLFAICDQDNVGSANVMKKLGMQYRGIERWNDMDTATYAISRADWKVREARKTNKAD, from the coding sequence ATGAGCATACTCACTACCCAACGTCTGCGCCTGGAACCTTTAAATGATGACCATCTTGATGGTCTTTTCCGCCTGAACAGTGATCCGGAAGTCATGCGCTATATCACCGGCAAACCCGAAACCCGCGAAGAGACAATCGCAATGATTGAACGCATCAAAGTACGCTGGATCGAATTTGGCTTTTCCTGGTGGAGTTTTATTGAGCTGAAGACTAACGAGCTTATCGGTGCTGGATGCATACAGTATTTGGGACGTGATCCCGCAAATCCTTTAGAAATTGGCTGGCGCCTGCGGCAAGATAAATGGGGCCAAGGTTTTGCGTCCGAGGCAGCGCAGCGGATGGCAGAATTTGCCTTTGATCAGATCGGCGGCGACTCACTGTTTGCAATCTGTGATCAGGATAATGTCGGATCTGCCAATGTCATGAAAAAACTTGGCATGCAGTACCGCGGCATTGAGCGCTGGAACGATATGGACACGGCTACGTATGCAATATCGCGTGCGGATTGGAAAGTAAGGGAAGCAAGGAAAACCAATAAGGCAGACTAA
- the msrA gene encoding peptide-methionine (S)-S-oxide reductase MsrA, which yields MTLYSSPATSVATLGGGCFWCTEAVFQQIRGVLKVESGYSGGANPNPTYEQICTGRTGHAEVVRLSFDPAVISYRELLEIFFTIHDPTTLNRQGNDAGTQYRSVIYFHDDEQKVIAQDVIKGMKAVWDDPIVTELTAAPTFYLAEAYHQNYFKQHPEQGYCSFVVAPKVAKARKLFSSKLIG from the coding sequence ATGACTTTATATTCATCGCCTGCAACCAGCGTCGCTACTTTGGGTGGCGGCTGTTTTTGGTGTACAGAGGCCGTATTCCAGCAAATCCGCGGCGTGTTAAAGGTGGAATCTGGCTATAGCGGCGGCGCCAACCCCAATCCGACTTATGAGCAAATTTGTACCGGACGCACCGGTCATGCAGAAGTTGTCAGGTTGAGTTTTGATCCTGCGGTCATCAGTTATCGTGAGTTGCTGGAGATTTTTTTCACGATTCATGATCCGACGACATTAAACCGTCAGGGTAATGATGCAGGTACCCAATATCGCTCAGTGATTTACTTCCATGACGATGAGCAAAAAGTCATTGCACAGGACGTTATTAAAGGGATGAAAGCCGTTTGGGACGATCCTATCGTCACTGAGTTGACTGCCGCGCCGACGTTTTATCTGGCGGAGGCTTATCACCAGAATTACTTTAAGCAGCACCCCGAGCAAGGCTATTGCTCGTTTGTGGTAGCGCCTAAAGTGGCGAAGGCGCGCAAGCTTTTTTCTAGCAAGCTTATAGGTTAA
- the msrA gene encoding peptide-methionine (S)-S-oxide reductase MsrA: protein MGLETIIFGGGCFWCTEAVFQQIRGIKNVEPGYAGGHVDFPTYEDICEGDTGHAEVVRLTFDTDVVSLHALLEIFFTIHDPTSINRQGSDVGSQYRSVIYCESEHQMKLAAQAVIDVAPNWNAPIVTEVAMAPVFYPAEDYHHNYFKMNKHQRYCTIVVAPKVDKARKFFSGKLVA, encoded by the coding sequence ATGGGATTAGAAACGATCATTTTTGGCGGCGGCTGCTTTTGGTGTACTGAGGCCGTATTTCAGCAAATTCGCGGGATTAAGAATGTTGAGCCTGGTTATGCCGGCGGACACGTCGATTTTCCTACATATGAAGATATTTGCGAAGGCGATACGGGGCATGCCGAAGTAGTGCGTCTGACGTTTGATACTGATGTAGTGAGCTTGCATGCTCTGCTAGAGATTTTTTTCACTATCCATGACCCTACCAGCATCAACCGCCAGGGCAGCGATGTGGGTAGTCAATACCGTTCAGTAATTTATTGTGAATCTGAACATCAAATGAAACTGGCGGCACAAGCTGTGATTGATGTTGCACCTAACTGGAATGCGCCCATCGTCACTGAAGTAGCGATGGCACCTGTGTTTTATCCGGCAGAAGACTATCATCATAATTATTTTAAGATGAACAAACACCAGCGCTATTGCACGATAGTGGTAGCGCCAAAAGTAGATAAAGCACGCAAATTTTTCTCAGGCAAACTGGTTGCTTGA
- a CDS encoding UvrD-helicase domain-containing protein, translated as MSHGLNQPQRDAVNYMDGPCLVLAGAGSGKTRVITQKIANLIEKHGYDPKHIAALTFTNKAALEMQERIAKILQEPKKAKQLTVSTFHSLGVKILRQEARALGLKDRFSIMDSDDCFSLVQDLAITTDKQLIRRIQTAMSLWKNGLIDPELAIQQAQDEDEATAARIYRSYVATLSAYQAVDFDDLIRLPVELFRTNEQVRDKWQRRLRYLLVDEYQDTNTCQYELVKLLVTGIGKKPMFTAVGDDDQAIYAWRGATIENLKTLGIDFPDLKLIKLEQNYRSSTRILQAANSVIGNNPKLFDKSLWSEHGLGDPVKVLGMQDDEQEADQVAIMISAHRFERRAKWSDYAILYRGNHQARVIEKALRKERIPYTISGGQSFFDKAEIKDIISYLRLIANEDDDPAFIRAITTPKRGVGQATLEVLGAFAGQWQCSLFEAVFKGGIEAKLTDRQLTPLRDFCTFINQVEAHAHRETHAGTLLDDLMKEINYEGYLYDSFDDRAAQAKWQNVLDFTNWLKEKGSGGKEGTDDHRSLLDLTQMVALMTMMEGKDEDPDAVRMSTLHASKGLEFPHVFLVGVEEGILPHKGDPDAPVETIAARIEEERRLMYVGITRAQRSLHITWCKKRKRAGAPVHCDVSRFIKEMKLDEGDAVPTEAETITPQNRLANLKALLSRPKE; from the coding sequence ATGTCCCACGGCCTTAACCAACCCCAACGCGATGCAGTCAACTATATGGACGGCCCTTGTCTGGTGCTGGCGGGTGCGGGATCGGGTAAGACACGGGTCATTACGCAAAAAATCGCCAACCTGATCGAAAAGCATGGCTATGATCCCAAGCACATTGCCGCGCTGACGTTTACGAATAAAGCCGCGCTAGAGATGCAGGAGCGCATTGCTAAGATTTTGCAGGAGCCTAAAAAAGCTAAGCAACTTACAGTGTCGACTTTTCACTCTCTTGGCGTCAAAATTTTACGGCAAGAGGCGCGGGCCTTAGGTTTGAAGGACCGGTTTTCGATCATGGATAGTGATGATTGCTTTTCTTTGGTGCAAGACTTAGCAATCACGACAGATAAGCAATTGATACGCCGTATCCAGACCGCAATGTCGCTCTGGAAAAATGGATTGATCGATCCCGAGCTGGCAATCCAGCAAGCTCAGGATGAGGATGAGGCCACCGCCGCCCGGATTTATCGCAGCTATGTAGCGACCTTGTCTGCTTACCAGGCGGTTGATTTTGATGATCTGATCCGCCTGCCTGTTGAGTTATTCCGTACCAACGAACAAGTACGCGATAAATGGCAGCGCCGTTTGCGCTATCTGCTGGTGGATGAGTATCAGGATACCAATACCTGTCAGTACGAACTGGTTAAATTACTCGTCACCGGTATAGGTAAAAAACCGATGTTCACTGCTGTGGGTGACGACGATCAGGCGATTTACGCCTGGCGCGGTGCAACGATAGAAAATTTGAAGACGCTGGGCATCGACTTCCCCGATTTAAAGCTGATCAAACTGGAGCAAAATTACCGCTCCAGTACCCGCATTTTGCAGGCAGCGAATTCTGTGATTGGCAATAATCCTAAATTATTTGATAAATCGCTCTGGTCAGAACACGGCCTCGGTGATCCGGTCAAAGTCTTGGGTATGCAAGATGATGAGCAAGAGGCGGATCAAGTCGCCATCATGATTTCTGCCCATCGCTTTGAGCGTCGCGCCAAATGGTCGGATTACGCCATTTTGTACCGTGGCAATCATCAGGCGCGCGTGATTGAGAAAGCGCTGCGTAAAGAGCGTATTCCTTACACGATCTCTGGCGGGCAAAGCTTTTTTGATAAAGCGGAGATCAAAGATATTATTTCTTATCTGCGTCTGATCGCTAACGAAGACGACGACCCGGCCTTCATCCGTGCGATCACCACGCCCAAACGCGGTGTCGGTCAGGCTACCTTAGAGGTGTTAGGCGCATTCGCCGGACAATGGCAATGCTCCTTATTTGAAGCCGTATTCAAAGGTGGGATAGAGGCCAAACTGACGGATCGCCAGCTCACGCCTTTACGTGATTTCTGTACCTTCATCAATCAGGTTGAAGCACATGCGCACCGCGAAACCCATGCCGGAACCTTGCTCGACGATTTGATGAAAGAGATCAATTATGAAGGCTATCTTTACGACAGTTTTGATGATCGTGCCGCGCAAGCCAAATGGCAAAATGTGCTCGATTTCACCAACTGGCTCAAAGAAAAAGGCAGCGGCGGCAAAGAAGGTACCGACGATCATCGCAGCTTGTTGGACTTAACCCAGATGGTCGCATTGATGACCATGATGGAAGGTAAGGATGAAGATCCCGATGCCGTCAGAATGTCCACCTTACATGCATCCAAGGGGCTGGAGTTTCCCCACGTGTTTTTGGTTGGAGTGGAAGAGGGCATCTTGCCGCATAAAGGCGACCCTGATGCGCCGGTAGAAACCATCGCCGCCCGTATCGAGGAAGAACGTCGTCTGATGTACGTCGGCATCACCCGCGCTCAGCGCAGTCTGCATATCACCTGGTGCAAAAAGCGCAAACGTGCTGGTGCGCCGGTGCATTGCGATGTCTCCCGCTTTATTAAAGAGATGAAATTAGACGAGGGTGATGCCGTGCCGACCGAGGCAGAAACGATCACGCCGCAAAATCGTCTGGCGAATTTGAAAGCCTTGTTAAGTCGTCCAAAAGAATAA
- a CDS encoding type II CAAX prenyl endopeptidase Rce1 family protein, translated as MTNQTDDKLVSVDGQSTEQQAVQGVIEQAFIPISPSNPSNSANGLHHYCKTELQDFWRFIKRPTRRLQPSLNAGGRWQRLAFFLFLSVLFYLIYMVTIGWAIDALTSITSDLDFSNLKLFAFAALIIAPILEELIFRLGLRNATYTLFFGPILVTIFSGSFFVTLGLTAVIVLMALVFEIQERYRTRNGKSGHNFYLGRQFIQAYPKVFWLYAFAFSFVHIANHSFDDASGFLVVFAVIPQLVLGIFLGYLRLRDGITSAMSLHFLNNLLAASLIFISPDS; from the coding sequence ATGACGAATCAGACCGACGATAAGCTAGTTTCGGTTGACGGGCAAAGTACAGAGCAGCAAGCAGTACAAGGGGTGATTGAGCAAGCATTCATACCAATATCGCCGTCAAACCCGTCAAACTCAGCAAACGGCTTGCATCATTATTGCAAAACCGAGTTACAAGATTTCTGGCGATTTATTAAACGTCCTACCCGCCGTTTGCAACCATCATTAAATGCCGGAGGACGCTGGCAGAGGCTAGCTTTTTTTCTATTCCTGAGTGTGTTGTTCTACCTGATTTATATGGTCACGATAGGTTGGGCAATTGATGCGCTGACGAGTATCACCTCAGATTTAGATTTCTCTAATTTAAAATTATTTGCCTTTGCCGCATTGATCATAGCGCCCATTTTGGAGGAATTAATTTTCCGTCTTGGGCTTAGAAATGCGACCTACACCTTATTTTTCGGACCTATCTTAGTGACGATTTTTTCGGGCAGTTTTTTCGTCACGCTGGGATTGACGGCTGTGATCGTTTTAATGGCGTTGGTGTTTGAAATTCAAGAACGCTATCGAACTAGAAATGGAAAATCGGGGCATAATTTTTATCTAGGACGCCAGTTTATCCAGGCTTACCCTAAGGTATTTTGGCTATATGCATTTGCTTTTTCGTTCGTACATATTGCCAACCACAGCTTTGACGATGCCTCTGGGTTTCTGGTAGTTTTTGCTGTTATCCCACAATTGGTATTGGGTATTTTTCTTGGCTACTTACGCTTACGTGATGGCATTACCAGCGCGATGAGCCTGCATTTTTTGAACAATCTGCTGGCAGCTAGTCTGATTTTTATTTCGCCAGATTCTTAA